A single window of uncultured Pseudodesulfovibrio sp. DNA harbors:
- a CDS encoding site-specific integrase translates to MATIRKRGQKWEVRIRKKGQPTQSKSFKYKADAAAWIQEIETEMNKGQFVSRKEAESTTLKEALDRFIEEYIPRLKMAANETRRAKAIQKKEIASKLMAAIRTKDIADFIKEREADGVKPNTIRLDLAILSRLFEVAATDWGMESLVNPVKRARKPKLPGGRTRRLQPAPSKDEKGEEERLLDACGKNFKQVVQFAIETAMRRSEIANLEWDRVDLKRKTAYLRDTKNKSERTVPLSPAAIEILKSIPRNISGPVFGMSENAITIAMRRARAEAEIEDLTFHDLRHEATSRLFENTDLDLLEIAEITGHKNLQMLKRYMHLRADRLAERLAGKGR, encoded by the coding sequence ATGGCGACCATCCGAAAACGAGGCCAGAAGTGGGAAGTCCGCATCCGCAAGAAAGGCCAGCCAACGCAAAGCAAGTCTTTCAAGTACAAAGCTGACGCAGCAGCGTGGATTCAGGAAATCGAAACAGAGATGAACAAAGGCCAGTTCGTCTCTCGCAAGGAAGCCGAGAGCACGACCTTGAAAGAAGCACTCGACCGCTTCATCGAGGAGTACATCCCCCGCCTCAAGATGGCCGCCAACGAAACCCGGAGGGCCAAGGCCATCCAAAAAAAAGAGATCGCCAGCAAGCTCATGGCGGCGATCCGCACAAAAGATATTGCGGACTTCATCAAAGAACGCGAAGCCGACGGCGTCAAGCCAAACACAATCCGCCTTGATCTGGCGATCCTTTCTAGGCTCTTCGAAGTCGCTGCAACTGACTGGGGAATGGAGAGCTTGGTTAACCCCGTGAAACGAGCGAGGAAGCCAAAGCTGCCTGGAGGCAGGACACGACGTCTTCAACCAGCTCCCTCCAAGGACGAGAAAGGTGAAGAGGAACGCCTCCTGGATGCATGCGGCAAGAACTTCAAGCAGGTGGTCCAGTTCGCCATTGAGACTGCCATGCGCCGCTCGGAGATCGCCAATCTTGAATGGGATCGTGTCGATCTGAAGCGCAAAACCGCCTACCTGCGCGACACGAAGAACAAGTCAGAAAGAACGGTCCCCCTTTCTCCGGCGGCTATTGAGATATTGAAAAGTATACCACGCAACATCTCCGGCCCAGTATTCGGCATGAGTGAAAATGCAATCACCATTGCCATGAGGCGAGCACGGGCGGAGGCTGAAATCGAGGACTTGACCTTCCACGACCTCAGACATGAGGCGACATCGAGATTGTTTGAAAATACCGATCTGGACTTGTTGGAAATTGCGGAGATCACTGGGCATAAGAACTTGCAGATGTTGAAACGATATATGCATTTGCGGGCGGATAGGCTGGCGGAGAGATTGGCAGGGAAGGGGAGGTAG
- a CDS encoding mechanosensitive ion channel domain-containing protein, which produces MAKDSGDSGSMGNVTIPQDASPDQLREIMGSLSDEQVRGLLIQELKREADATRKPEKVTGLAGFVQRMRKGSTFLRDRFEYLFSGAAAAPRELPEKVKNILGGDDDLTAGKLVLALVVLTALWLGAMFVFRKKTVNIRKSFEVTPPDALWYTCMGRLFMRALLDLFGIILILAVVFAGYLILFSEGAASKPVIIAWLSAIVFLELVKLVARFILAPKAPALRYLPLSDRAALYLYKWIVWIGRIIAVGLLLTTLLRLEGGSEALILLVSTLCGLTVVFVLMLLILWNSRPVAKTLKSRSTPGSLGYQFASFWHVAAIAYVLGFWVFWVVGLMIFGTKAMLPGVMTLLAVPLYLLFDWGTQRLVAFAADMAGPAIPEDSVEVDQDPEEDGESVGLIEKHATRFQTFLSKGFRFILLTGFVFGLLRVWGIDFDLGRATVRAAFNTLITLVLAYIVWVFISRTIERKLTAKAADQGAGGGHEGGGPGGDRFATLLQLLKKFIFGALLVVTVLIILSSLGVDIGPLIAGASVFGIAIGFGAQTLVKDIISGIFFLTDDAFRVGDYIETGGAMGTVEEISVRSLKLRHHLGFLYTIPFGSMKLVKNNTRDWAVMKLQYLVPFDTDIQQVKKIIKKINKEVRAVPELDAVMLGDIKSQGVKAMEEYGMRMRVKFMTKPGGQFVLRKLVLAKMRKHFADAGIEFARPRVSVQIPDGAELSDGERAQVAAAAAKTVDDKEKQKAAAKKKDKK; this is translated from the coding sequence ATGGCGAAAGACAGCGGTGATTCCGGCTCCATGGGAAATGTGACGATTCCACAAGATGCTTCACCCGATCAGCTCAGGGAAATCATGGGCTCATTAAGCGATGAGCAGGTCCGTGGATTGCTGATTCAGGAGTTAAAGAGAGAAGCGGATGCGACGAGAAAACCTGAAAAAGTGACCGGACTGGCGGGTTTTGTTCAACGCATGCGGAAAGGGTCTACTTTTTTGCGAGATCGGTTTGAATATCTTTTTTCAGGTGCGGCCGCAGCTCCAAGAGAATTACCTGAAAAAGTGAAGAATATTCTTGGCGGGGATGACGATTTAACCGCAGGCAAGTTAGTTCTCGCATTGGTTGTTCTGACAGCGCTTTGGCTCGGTGCCATGTTTGTTTTTCGAAAGAAAACCGTCAATATCCGTAAAAGCTTTGAAGTCACGCCGCCTGATGCTTTGTGGTACACATGCATGGGGCGGCTCTTTATGCGAGCTTTGTTGGATCTTTTCGGTATAATCCTCATCCTGGCGGTTGTTTTTGCTGGATATCTTATCCTTTTCAGCGAGGGAGCCGCAAGTAAACCCGTTATCATTGCATGGTTGTCTGCCATTGTTTTTCTGGAGTTGGTCAAGTTGGTGGCCCGGTTTATACTTGCGCCCAAGGCACCGGCGCTTCGGTATCTGCCTCTGAGTGATCGTGCTGCTCTATATCTGTATAAATGGATTGTCTGGATCGGTCGAATTATAGCGGTCGGTTTGCTTTTGACCACGCTTTTACGGCTTGAGGGGGGAAGCGAAGCGTTGATTTTGCTTGTTTCTACTTTGTGTGGCTTGACGGTTGTTTTTGTCCTCATGCTTTTGATTTTATGGAATAGCAGACCTGTTGCCAAAACGCTCAAATCACGGAGCACGCCCGGTTCCTTGGGATACCAGTTCGCAAGTTTCTGGCATGTCGCTGCGATTGCCTATGTGTTGGGATTTTGGGTCTTTTGGGTCGTGGGGCTTATGATCTTTGGTACTAAAGCCATGTTGCCCGGAGTTATGACTTTGCTTGCTGTGCCGTTATATCTTCTTTTTGATTGGGGAACGCAGCGGTTGGTCGCGTTTGCTGCTGATATGGCGGGTCCTGCTATCCCTGAAGATTCTGTAGAGGTGGATCAGGACCCGGAAGAAGACGGTGAGTCGGTTGGTCTTATCGAAAAGCATGCAACACGGTTCCAGACGTTTCTTAGTAAAGGCTTTCGATTTATTCTGTTGACAGGTTTTGTCTTTGGACTCCTTCGTGTCTGGGGTATTGATTTTGATTTGGGGCGGGCCACTGTCCGTGCGGCCTTTAATACGCTGATTACGTTAGTACTTGCATATATTGTCTGGGTTTTTATTAGCCGTACAATTGAACGCAAGCTGACGGCCAAAGCTGCGGACCAAGGCGCTGGCGGCGGTCATGAAGGCGGTGGCCCCGGTGGTGATCGTTTTGCCACTCTTCTGCAGTTGTTGAAGAAATTTATTTTTGGCGCTTTGTTGGTTGTCACAGTGTTGATTATTTTGTCTTCACTTGGCGTGGATATCGGCCCGCTTATCGCGGGCGCGTCAGTGTTTGGTATCGCCATTGGTTTTGGCGCACAGACGTTGGTTAAAGATATCATTTCAGGTATCTTTTTCTTGACGGATGATGCCTTTAGAGTGGGTGACTATATCGAAACAGGTGGTGCTATGGGCACGGTTGAAGAAATTTCCGTGCGTTCGCTAAAGCTCCGTCATCATTTGGGTTTTTTATATACCATTCCGTTCGGTTCCATGAAGTTGGTCAAGAATAACACCCGTGACTGGGCTGTCATGAAGCTGCAATATTTGGTGCCGTTCGATACTGATATCCAGCAGGTGAAGAAAATCATCAAGAAGATTAACAAGGAAGTCCGCGCCGTGCCTGAGCTTGATGCTGTGATGCTTGGCGATATCAAGAGTCAGGGGGTCAAGGCCATGGAAGAATATGGTATGCGTATGCGGGTTAAGTTTATGACGAAACCTGGCGGTCAGTTTGTTTTACGTAAGCTTGTACTGGCAAAGATGAGGAAACATTTTGCAGATGCAGGTATCGAGTTTGCGCGTCCTCGTGTTTCTGTTCAAATTCCAGATGGTGCGGAACTGTCGGATGGAGAGCGTGCCCAAGTGGCTGCTGCTGCGGCCAAGACCGTTGATGATAAAGAAAAGCAGAAGGCTGCGGCAAAGAAAAAAGACAAGAAATAG
- a CDS encoding acetate--CoA ligase alpha subunit — protein sequence MTVDTNLHAFFSPDTVAVIGASSTPGKVGHTIVSNMIEAGFNGKLFPVNPKGREIHGLPVTTDIADLPRGLDLGVISVPPQYVISAIEALGERGAKSAIVITAGFKEAGKDGYLLEQEIIAMSEKYGIALLGPNCLGMMNSAHGVNASFAAGQPTPGSIAFFSQSGALCVAILDWALGANIGFSKFVSLGNKAVLDEADMLDYLNKDEETKVILGYVENVEHGESFLKAARKTCLNKPVIMIKSGTTAAGAKAASSHTGAIAGSDQSYSAAFHQSGVIRVGDVASLFNLAQAFSTQPLPKGPNLAVVTNSGGPGILTADAADRSCLTMAALSQKTIQRLQEFLPSYAAFYNPVDIIGDADAKRYRQALDVVSEDPMVHSILVLLTPTASVEIEQTAEAVIRMARKCGKPVFACFMGKTRVAPARKMLMDAGIPCYAFPEPAVHSIEAMYSYYLWKNRSKPEYIEIERDLEKAREVVREHMRRNQPEIVEFEAQQVLKAYGLPTPQTVLARSSDEAVAAAEEIGYPVVLKIASPDISHKSDVGGVKVNLWNAAEVMKTFKSITAKAQRMRRDAYIAGCLVQEMAPPGVKEVIIGFKRDEEFGPMLMFGLGGIYVEIMKDISFKLAPLSRQDAFEIVREIKSYMLLKGLKGEKPVNFTALEEIIMVMSRLAIDLPEVWEAEFNPVLVNHERAIVADVRMTLHLKDR from the coding sequence TTGACCGTTGATACCAATCTGCACGCTTTTTTTTCTCCTGACACAGTTGCTGTGATCGGGGCATCCTCCACCCCTGGCAAGGTGGGGCACACCATTGTTTCCAACATGATTGAGGCCGGTTTTAACGGCAAGCTCTTCCCTGTGAACCCCAAGGGTCGAGAAATTCATGGATTGCCCGTCACAACGGATATTGCCGACTTGCCTCGTGGGCTCGATCTTGGTGTGATTTCCGTGCCGCCGCAATATGTGATTTCAGCCATAGAGGCTCTCGGAGAGCGCGGGGCAAAATCCGCTATTGTTATTACAGCAGGATTTAAGGAAGCCGGTAAGGACGGCTACCTTTTGGAGCAGGAAATTATCGCAATGTCCGAGAAGTACGGCATTGCGCTTCTTGGTCCCAATTGTCTCGGCATGATGAATTCGGCCCACGGCGTCAATGCATCCTTTGCCGCAGGACAACCTACTCCCGGTTCTATTGCTTTTTTTTCACAGTCTGGCGCATTGTGCGTAGCTATTCTCGACTGGGCGCTCGGTGCGAATATCGGTTTTTCCAAGTTTGTATCCTTAGGCAACAAGGCTGTTCTTGATGAAGCGGATATGCTCGATTATCTGAACAAGGATGAGGAGACAAAGGTTATCCTTGGGTATGTTGAGAATGTTGAGCATGGTGAGTCCTTTCTCAAGGCGGCGCGCAAGACCTGTTTGAACAAGCCAGTCATTATGATCAAGTCCGGTACGACCGCAGCCGGAGCCAAGGCTGCTTCGTCGCATACTGGAGCTATTGCCGGTTCTGATCAGTCGTATTCTGCGGCATTTCATCAGTCCGGTGTGATTCGAGTGGGCGATGTGGCGTCTCTGTTCAATCTGGCACAGGCTTTTTCCACTCAGCCCTTGCCCAAAGGACCAAATCTGGCGGTCGTGACTAACTCCGGCGGCCCCGGGATCTTGACTGCAGATGCAGCGGATCGTTCCTGTTTGACCATGGCTGCCTTGTCGCAAAAAACGATTCAGCGGCTTCAGGAATTCCTTCCCAGTTATGCAGCTTTCTACAATCCGGTGGATATCATCGGAGATGCTGACGCAAAACGCTACAGGCAGGCTTTGGATGTGGTGTCGGAAGACCCGATGGTTCATTCCATACTGGTTTTGCTTACGCCGACGGCTTCAGTGGAGATTGAACAAACGGCTGAAGCAGTTATTCGCATGGCCAGAAAGTGCGGCAAACCGGTTTTTGCTTGTTTCATGGGCAAGACCCGCGTCGCGCCAGCTCGGAAGATGCTTATGGATGCAGGCATCCCTTGTTACGCTTTCCCGGAACCCGCCGTACATTCCATCGAAGCCATGTACAGTTATTATCTCTGGAAGAACCGTTCCAAACCGGAATATATCGAGATTGAACGAGATTTGGAAAAGGCGCGTGAAGTCGTTCGCGAGCATATGCGGCGCAACCAGCCTGAGATTGTGGAGTTTGAGGCCCAACAGGTACTCAAGGCGTATGGTTTGCCGACGCCACAGACTGTGCTGGCTCGTTCCTCCGATGAAGCCGTGGCTGCTGCCGAGGAGATCGGGTATCCAGTGGTTCTCAAGATCGCTTCACCGGATATTTCTCACAAGTCCGATGTTGGTGGAGTCAAAGTAAATTTGTGGAATGCCGCAGAGGTCATGAAGACGTTTAAGTCGATCACGGCCAAGGCGCAACGCATGCGTAGGGATGCCTATATCGCAGGTTGTCTGGTGCAGGAAATGGCTCCTCCCGGTGTCAAGGAAGTGATTATCGGATTTAAGCGGGACGAGGAATTCGGTCCTATGCTGATGTTTGGTCTAGGCGGTATTTATGTCGAGATCATGAAGGATATTTCTTTCAAGCTTGCGCCGCTTTCACGGCAGGATGCGTTTGAAATTGTGCGCGAAATCAAGTCGTATATGTTGCTCAAGGGGTTGAAGGGTGAGAAGCCTGTGAACTTTACGGCATTGGAAGAAATTATCATGGTTATGTCGCGACTGGCGATTGATCTTCCGGAAGTTTGGGAAGCAGAGTTTAATCCGGTTCTCGTTAATCACGAGAGGGCTATTGTTGCGGATGTGCGGATGACGCTTCATTTGAAAGATCGGTAA
- a CDS encoding 4-oxalocrotonate tautomerase family protein encodes MPYVNIRITKEGATANQKKQLIKGVTDLLADVLGKNPKTTFVIIDEVDTDNWGIEGEVVTDIRKK; translated from the coding sequence ATGCCATACGTTAATATTCGCATCACCAAAGAAGGCGCAACCGCGAATCAAAAGAAGCAGCTCATTAAAGGTGTTACTGACCTACTGGCTGACGTATTGGGGAAGAATCCGAAAACCACCTTTGTTATTATAGATGAGGTGGATACCGACAATTGGGGAATTGAGGGGGAAGTTGTTACTGACATTCGGAAAAAATGA
- a CDS encoding ATP-binding protein gives MADMQNVAISISQSGKSLVADDSLFIQAEGSLCYSLFANLIKNGVEASLANQQVTIDLIKTDIVTISVHNSGQVPDAVKNTFFDKYATANKTTGTGLGTYSAKLMTEAMGGTISLTTSKETGTTITVTLPCSTPSK, from the coding sequence ATGGCTGACATGCAAAACGTTGCCATTAGCATCTCCCAATCTGGCAAATCACTCGTAGCCGACGACTCACTGTTCATCCAGGCAGAAGGAAGCCTCTGTTACTCACTTTTCGCCAATCTGATAAAAAACGGGGTTGAAGCGTCCTTGGCCAATCAGCAAGTAACCATTGACCTGATAAAAACAGATATTGTCACAATAAGCGTGCATAATTCTGGTCAAGTACCAGATGCTGTCAAAAACACTTTCTTCGATAAATACGCCACTGCCAACAAGACGACTGGTACAGGTTTGGGAACGTATTCCGCCAAGCTCATGACTGAAGCCATGGGGGGGACTATTTCATTAACCACATCCAAAGAAACAGGTACCACCATCACTGTGACTTTACCGTGCAGCACTCCATCAAAATAA
- the hslU gene encoding ATP-dependent protease ATPase subunit HslU: MSNLTPREIVSELDRYIIGQNDAKRMVAIAMRNRWRRQQIEPELRDEIAPKNIILMGPTGVGKTEIARRLARLTNCPFFKVEATKFTEVGYVGRDVESMIRDLMEIGVAMVRKEETEKVRIKAEKNAEERLLDLLLPGKKPQKQEHMGFFAGNQDGAVEPIEPVEPSQKDDGTREKFRQMFRQGQLDDREVEMEVTVQSGAQVEIMAIPGMEDMGNNLQNAFSNMFPGKRKTRKMKIKDAYQTLIDEEADKLIDPDAVNELARERVEQQGILFVDEMDKIASRHDQAGGGSADVSREGVQRDLLPIVEGSVVNTKYGMIKTDHILFIAAGAFHFAKPSDLIPELQGRFPLREELSSLHKEEFYRILTEPKNALTVQYKALLATEGVTVDYSQEALEEISAMAEKINEETENIGARRLYTIMEKILANLSFEAPDKSGQKIVIDRDYVTDQLDHVVEDRDLSRYIL; the protein is encoded by the coding sequence ATGAGCAATCTGACACCAAGAGAAATCGTCTCTGAACTCGACAGATATATCATCGGCCAGAACGACGCCAAACGGATGGTGGCTATCGCCATGCGCAACAGGTGGCGCAGGCAACAGATCGAACCGGAACTTCGGGACGAAATTGCCCCAAAAAACATTATCCTCATGGGACCCACCGGCGTCGGCAAAACCGAAATCGCCCGCCGTCTGGCACGATTGACCAACTGCCCGTTCTTCAAGGTTGAAGCAACCAAATTCACCGAGGTCGGTTATGTAGGCCGCGACGTTGAATCCATGATCCGTGACCTTATGGAAATTGGCGTGGCCATGGTCCGCAAAGAAGAAACTGAAAAGGTACGTATCAAAGCGGAAAAAAATGCTGAAGAACGCCTTCTCGACCTGCTCCTCCCCGGCAAAAAACCACAGAAACAAGAACATATGGGCTTTTTTGCAGGGAATCAGGACGGAGCAGTCGAACCGATCGAGCCGGTCGAACCTTCTCAAAAAGACGACGGTACCCGTGAAAAATTCCGCCAAATGTTTCGTCAGGGGCAACTCGACGATCGCGAAGTGGAAATGGAAGTCACAGTTCAGTCCGGTGCACAGGTGGAGATCATGGCCATTCCAGGCATGGAAGACATGGGCAACAACCTGCAAAATGCCTTTTCCAACATGTTCCCCGGCAAACGCAAGACACGCAAGATGAAAATCAAGGACGCGTATCAGACTCTTATCGATGAAGAAGCCGACAAGCTCATCGACCCGGATGCAGTCAATGAACTTGCTCGCGAACGCGTCGAGCAACAGGGTATTTTGTTTGTGGATGAAATGGATAAAATCGCTTCCCGCCACGATCAGGCTGGCGGAGGCTCTGCCGATGTCTCCCGAGAGGGCGTCCAACGCGACTTACTGCCCATCGTAGAAGGCAGTGTGGTCAACACCAAGTATGGCATGATCAAAACCGACCATATCCTGTTCATCGCAGCAGGTGCATTCCACTTTGCCAAACCGTCAGATCTCATTCCTGAATTACAAGGCCGCTTCCCTCTGCGCGAAGAGTTGTCTTCTCTGCACAAGGAAGAATTCTACCGCATTTTGACCGAACCCAAAAACGCACTGACCGTCCAATACAAGGCACTCCTTGCAACCGAAGGCGTGACCGTGGACTACTCTCAGGAAGCGCTTGAAGAAATCTCGGCTATGGCAGAAAAAATCAATGAGGAAACCGAAAATATCGGAGCTCGCAGACTCTACACCATCATGGAAAAGATTCTGGCGAACCTTTCATTTGAAGCCCCGGACAAATCGGGACAAAAAATTGTCATTGATCGCGACTATGTCACGGATCAACTCGACCATGTCGTAGAAGATCGAGATCTCTCCCGCTACATTCTGTAA
- the hslV gene encoding ATP-dependent protease subunit HslV: protein MELRGTTIVAVKDDNGTAVAGDGQVTMGQAIAMKHTARKVRRIFKDKVTVGFAGATADAFTLSERFETKLETYSGNLLRAAVELAKDWRTDKYLRKLEAMLLAADGEHILIISGTGDVIEPDDGVAAIGSGGSYALAAARALQQNTDLPAKVIARKAMEIAADICVYTNNHITLESQDK, encoded by the coding sequence ATGGAACTCAGAGGAACAACCATCGTTGCGGTCAAGGACGACAACGGTACAGCTGTTGCCGGTGACGGTCAGGTCACCATGGGTCAGGCCATTGCCATGAAGCATACCGCCCGCAAAGTGCGCCGTATCTTCAAAGATAAGGTTACCGTAGGATTTGCGGGAGCCACAGCAGACGCCTTCACTCTGTCTGAACGATTTGAAACCAAACTGGAAACATACTCCGGCAACCTGCTCAGGGCTGCCGTAGAACTGGCCAAGGATTGGCGCACCGACAAATATCTGCGCAAGCTCGAAGCAATGTTGTTGGCCGCTGATGGCGAGCACATTCTGATTATCTCCGGGACTGGAGATGTCATCGAGCCGGACGACGGCGTTGCAGCTATCGGCTCCGGTGGATCATATGCTTTGGCAGCAGCCCGCGCTCTGCAACAAAATACCGACTTGCCGGCCAAGGTCATTGCCCGCAAAGCCATGGAAATCGCGGCTGACATTTGTGTTTACACGAACAACCACATCACTCTGGAATCACAGGATAAGTAA
- a CDS encoding macro domain-containing protein produces the protein MNGLAFAADGLIFRTIMQTWNISAGRLIIRQGDITTLSVDAIVNAANNQLAGGGGVDGAIHRAAGLVKLQTACQDIVQKNGPLPTGKAVITPGFGLPSHHIIHTVGPVWHGGKNDEPAKLGSAYEHCLKLAHAHAIGTIAFPAISCGVYGYPVEDAARIALPALKHGLEANMVREISMVLHDDAAYDIWTAIAKEVL, from the coding sequence ATGAACGGCCTTGCCTTTGCCGCTGACGGTCTTATCTTTCGAACTATCATGCAGACCTGGAACATTTCCGCCGGGCGGCTCATTATTCGCCAAGGTGACATAACCACTCTTTCTGTCGATGCTATCGTCAATGCCGCCAACAACCAGTTAGCCGGAGGCGGTGGTGTTGACGGAGCTATTCACAGAGCCGCTGGCCTTGTTAAACTTCAGACAGCCTGTCAGGATATCGTTCAAAAAAACGGCCCACTGCCAACAGGTAAAGCGGTCATTACTCCCGGCTTCGGTCTGCCATCTCACCATATTATTCATACCGTCGGCCCTGTTTGGCACGGCGGCAAAAACGACGAACCTGCGAAGCTCGGCAGTGCATATGAACACTGCCTGAAGCTCGCCCACGCACATGCTATCGGGACCATTGCATTCCCGGCCATCTCCTGCGGCGTATACGGCTATCCGGTCGAAGATGCTGCACGCATTGCACTGCCAGCCCTGAAACACGGACTGGAAGCAAACATGGTCAGGGAAATAAGCATGGTCCTGCACGACGACGCGGCCTATGACATCTGGACCGCCATCGCCAAAGAAGTGCTGTAA
- a CDS encoding hybrid sensor histidine kinase/response regulator: MGIFMSPREKILIVDDQPENIDIMVEALQSTYDLMAATSGEAALERARGESPPDLVLLDVMMPGMDGYEVCRRLKEGRATRDIPVIFVTALNDADKEAKGFDLGAVDYITKPISPPVVMARVRAHLQLIHARRVLMRQNDVLEQRVKERTAEVVRAQIERVEGLNNFANAMAHQIRNPVMALGGMSGLLLKKVPSNSPLSEYAVAVRENSLRLEHLVGVISDYVSLTVGKAECCSVRTIVEDAVKRVRTIAVDLEKDLDCTIELADSEVLVDAELAVLALTEIMQNAIEFSERSTVVLSILGGPDVFPHEMTATKRFYAADKRYGLRITDNGPGIPDENLAFATDPFFTTKASGVGLGLTRANRILHDELGGELFVESLPNEGVSVTVVFVSGTESD; the protein is encoded by the coding sequence ATGGGTATATTTATGTCTCCCCGTGAAAAAATACTCATTGTTGACGATCAACCAGAGAACATCGACATAATGGTTGAAGCTCTGCAGTCGACGTATGATTTGATGGCAGCAACAAGCGGCGAAGCGGCTTTGGAGCGTGCTCGGGGAGAATCCCCCCCAGATCTTGTCCTACTGGATGTCATGATGCCTGGTATGGATGGGTATGAGGTGTGTCGCCGATTAAAAGAAGGTCGAGCAACACGTGATATTCCGGTCATTTTTGTTACGGCGTTAAACGATGCAGACAAGGAAGCCAAGGGGTTTGATCTCGGAGCTGTTGATTATATTACCAAGCCCATAAGTCCACCTGTTGTTATGGCGCGTGTTCGTGCTCATTTGCAATTGATTCATGCGAGACGCGTCTTGATGCGTCAGAATGATGTTCTTGAACAGCGAGTTAAGGAGCGAACTGCTGAAGTGGTTCGTGCTCAGATCGAGCGGGTGGAGGGACTGAATAATTTCGCCAATGCCATGGCCCATCAGATACGCAATCCGGTTATGGCTCTTGGCGGCATGTCTGGATTGTTGCTCAAAAAAGTTCCTTCAAACAGCCCGTTGTCTGAATATGCTGTTGCAGTTCGTGAGAATAGTTTGCGGTTGGAGCATTTGGTGGGCGTCATCAGTGATTATGTCTCGTTGACGGTAGGAAAAGCGGAGTGCTGTTCTGTACGAACGATAGTGGAAGACGCCGTGAAGCGAGTTCGTACAATTGCGGTTGATCTTGAGAAGGACTTGGATTGCACGATAGAGTTGGCGGACAGTGAAGTTTTGGTCGATGCGGAGTTGGCTGTGTTGGCTTTGACTGAAATCATGCAGAATGCGATTGAGTTTTCTGAAAGGAGCACGGTTGTTCTGTCGATTTTGGGCGGGCCGGATGTCTTTCCCCACGAGATGACGGCCACGAAACGGTTTTATGCTGCAGACAAAAGATATGGACTTCGTATCACCGACAATGGCCCCGGTATCCCTGATGAAAATCTGGCGTTTGCCACCGATCCTTTTTTTACGACAAAGGCATCTGGTGTGGGGCTTGGGTTGACTCGTGCAAATCGTATTTTGCACGATGAACTGGGCGGCGAACTCTTTGTGGAGTCGCTGCCGAATGAGGGCGTGTCAGTGACCGTCGTTTTTGTGTCAGGGACTGAGTCGGACTAG